In a genomic window of Aggregatimonas sangjinii:
- the pgi gene encoding glucose-6-phosphate isomerase, translating to MSLENTDPTTTETWKKLEQHYKATKEDPIKEHFKKDASRAEKFTLRWSDFVVDYSKNRITDETLRLLLQLAEDVKLKKAIDSYFGGDTINQTEGRAVLHTALRAKESDSIMLDGQNIVPEVYAVKEHIERFTNAVISGESKGYTGKAFTDVVNIGIGGSDLGPAMVVEALKFYKNHLKLHFVSNVDGDHVQEVLKELNPETTLFVVVSKTFTTQETLSNATTIKKWFLQHGTQEDIAKHFAAVSTNSEKIAEFGIAAENVFPMWDWVGGRFSLWSAVGLSIALAIGYEHFDALLKGANEMDEHFKSAEFDQNIPVVLALISVWYNNFYGAETEAIIPYTQYLSRFSAYLQQGIMESNGKSMDRNGNRVIYETGTIIWGEPGTNSQHAFFQLIHQGTKMIPADFIGFKKSLYGNTDHHNKLMANFFAQTEALMNGKTADEVRNELEAKDMPENELRKLLPYKVFEGNKPTNTILIDQLSPKSLGALIALYEHKIFVQGVVWNIFSYDQWGVELGKQLAGATLNDIENSEISDHDASTLQLLQEFKS from the coding sequence ATGTCGCTAGAGAACACCGACCCTACTACTACAGAAACCTGGAAAAAACTTGAACAACATTATAAAGCGACCAAAGAAGATCCTATTAAGGAGCACTTCAAAAAGGATGCGAGTCGCGCTGAGAAATTCACACTACGTTGGTCCGATTTTGTTGTTGATTATTCCAAGAACAGGATTACCGACGAAACGTTACGACTGCTACTTCAACTTGCTGAGGATGTAAAATTAAAAAAGGCCATCGACAGTTACTTTGGCGGAGATACCATCAACCAGACCGAGGGGCGTGCGGTGTTGCATACCGCACTACGAGCAAAAGAATCGGATAGTATTATGTTGGATGGGCAGAATATCGTACCCGAAGTATATGCTGTAAAAGAACATATCGAACGATTTACCAATGCGGTTATTTCCGGGGAAAGTAAAGGGTACACCGGAAAAGCATTTACCGATGTGGTCAATATTGGTATCGGAGGGTCCGATTTGGGTCCGGCTATGGTTGTCGAAGCCTTGAAATTTTATAAAAACCATCTGAAATTGCATTTTGTTAGCAATGTGGATGGCGATCACGTTCAGGAGGTACTCAAAGAACTGAATCCGGAAACGACCTTGTTCGTTGTCGTTTCGAAAACCTTTACCACCCAAGAAACATTAAGCAATGCGACGACCATTAAAAAATGGTTTTTACAACATGGTACCCAGGAAGATATCGCCAAGCATTTTGCCGCGGTATCCACGAATAGCGAAAAGATAGCCGAGTTCGGAATAGCCGCTGAAAATGTCTTTCCGATGTGGGATTGGGTCGGAGGCCGTTTTTCGTTGTGGAGTGCCGTAGGGCTTTCCATAGCGTTGGCGATAGGCTATGAGCATTTTGATGCGCTCCTAAAGGGCGCCAACGAAATGGACGAGCACTTCAAGTCTGCCGAGTTCGACCAGAACATTCCGGTGGTTCTTGCGCTCATTAGCGTTTGGTACAATAATTTTTATGGGGCCGAAACCGAGGCCATCATACCGTACACACAATATTTGAGCCGGTTTTCGGCTTATTTGCAACAGGGTATTATGGAAAGCAACGGCAAGAGTATGGATCGAAACGGGAATCGTGTCATTTATGAGACAGGCACGATTATTTGGGGCGAACCCGGCACGAATTCACAGCATGCCTTTTTTCAATTGATCCATCAAGGCACCAAGATGATTCCGGCCGATTTTATCGGATTCAAGAAATCGTTGTACGGAAACACCGACCATCATAACAAGCTAATGGCAAATTTTTTCGCCCAAACGGAAGCTTTGATGAACGGGAAAACGGCAGACGAAGTGCGTAATGAGCTCGAGGCAAAGGATATGCCTGAAAACGAGCTGCGCAAGCTACTTCCCTATAAAGTATTCGAAGGCAATAAACCCACGAATACCATATTGATAGACCAACTGTCACCCAAAAGTCTGGGAGCCCTCATCGCACTTTACGAGCACAAAATCTTTGTTCAAGGCGTGGTATGGAATATCTTCAGCTACGATCAGTGGGGTGTTGAGCTGGGCAAGCAGTTGGCGGGTGCAACCCTCAACGATATCGAAAATTCGGAAATTAGCGATCACGACGCTTCTACTTTACAGCTTTTGCAAGAATTTAAGAGTTGA
- the hppD gene encoding 4-hydroxyphenylpyruvate dioxygenase produces the protein MSAEIKNLKDLKNTEYSLKKLFKEAEDFLPLLGTDYVELYVGNAKQSAHFYKTALGFQSEAYAGLETGLKDRVSYVLKQDKIRLVLTTPLQKDGDINRHINEHGDGVKVVALWVDDATKAFEETTKRGAKPYMKPTKEEDEHGQVIRSGIYTYGETVHIFVERKNYNGLFLPGYRKWESHYNPEPTGLKFIDHMVGNVGWNEMQTWCKFYGEVMGFAQIVSFVDDDIATEYTALMSKVMSNGNGRVKFPINEPAKGKKKSQIEEYLDFYNGPGVQHMALATDDIVATVSAMRKRGVEFLYVPSEYYDDLLERVGEIDEDVEVLKKHGILIDRDEEGYLLQIFTKTIVDRPTLFIEIIQRKGAQSFGVGNFKALFEAIEREQAARGTL, from the coding sequence ATGTCAGCAGAAATCAAAAATTTAAAAGACTTAAAAAATACCGAATACTCCCTTAAAAAGCTGTTCAAGGAAGCCGAAGATTTTCTTCCGCTTTTGGGTACGGACTACGTAGAGCTATACGTCGGTAACGCCAAGCAGTCCGCACATTTTTATAAGACGGCCTTGGGCTTTCAGTCAGAGGCCTACGCCGGCTTGGAAACCGGATTGAAGGATAGGGTGTCTTATGTGCTCAAGCAGGATAAAATCCGTTTGGTGCTCACGACCCCATTGCAAAAAGATGGTGATATCAACCGGCACATTAACGAGCATGGCGATGGTGTAAAGGTAGTAGCCTTATGGGTAGACGACGCTACCAAGGCCTTCGAGGAGACGACCAAGCGCGGCGCTAAACCCTATATGAAACCCACCAAGGAAGAAGATGAGCACGGCCAAGTTATACGTTCGGGAATCTATACCTATGGGGAAACCGTTCATATATTCGTGGAACGCAAAAACTATAACGGACTTTTTCTTCCCGGCTACCGAAAATGGGAATCGCATTATAATCCGGAACCCACCGGGCTCAAATTCATCGATCACATGGTCGGTAACGTAGGCTGGAACGAGATGCAGACCTGGTGCAAATTTTACGGGGAAGTGATGGGCTTTGCGCAAATCGTTTCTTTTGTAGACGATGATATCGCGACCGAATACACGGCTTTGATGAGCAAGGTGATGAGTAACGGCAACGGCCGGGTCAAATTCCCGATCAACGAACCGGCAAAAGGCAAGAAAAAATCCCAAATCGAGGAATATCTGGATTTTTACAATGGCCCCGGAGTACAGCATATGGCCTTGGCTACCGACGATATCGTGGCCACCGTATCGGCAATGCGTAAGCGCGGCGTAGAGTTTCTCTATGTACCCTCGGAATATTATGACGACTTGTTGGAGCGGGTGGGCGAAATCGACGAAGATGTCGAGGTTCTCAAAAAACATGGTATTCTGATCGACCGGGATGAAGAGGGCTATTTGCTCCAGATTTTTACGAAAACGATTGTGGATCGGCCGACACTGTTTATAGAAATCATTCAGCGCAAAGGGGCCCAATCTTTCGGGGTAGGCAATTTTAAAGCACTGTTCGAAGCGATCGAGCGGGAACAAGCCGCGCGCGGAACGCTATAA
- a CDS encoding peptidoglycan DD-metalloendopeptidase family protein: protein MRKYLGVLIALFAIISCKDESSATENAPNNELKKEAVATQPLEEKIVVKEFGFELDNFKVKLDTVRKGDSFGELMISHKVDYPKIAKISQDFKDTFDVRKIRVGNPYMILQSKDTTETAQVFIYENDRINYTVVDLRDSVSAYKDKRAVKYVEREASGVIETSLSDAILAQGIDYAVTHDLANIYAWTIDFNRLQKGDKFKLIYKEKYINDSIYAGSEAIEAAYFEHNGKPIYSFAYENDSLKSLVDYFDQDANSLRRTFLRMPVEYGRLSSRYNLKRRIRYYGNRIRPHRGTDYAAAVGTPILATADGTVTESTRRGGNGKYVKIRHNSTYSTQYLHMKKQNVKRGEFVRQGDIIGWIGMTGNTSGPHVCYRFWRNGKEVDPLREELPQAEPLAEELRPEYFEYIAPKKKQLDCILYPEMPAAEENEDLLTLNQ, encoded by the coding sequence ATGAGAAAGTATTTAGGTGTTTTAATTGCGCTGTTTGCCATCATCTCCTGTAAAGATGAAAGCTCCGCAACTGAAAATGCCCCAAACAATGAATTGAAAAAAGAAGCAGTTGCAACACAACCGCTCGAGGAAAAGATAGTTGTAAAAGAGTTCGGTTTTGAGCTGGATAACTTTAAAGTGAAACTCGATACGGTTCGCAAGGGCGACAGTTTCGGGGAACTTATGATTTCCCACAAGGTCGATTATCCTAAAATCGCTAAAATTTCACAGGATTTCAAAGATACTTTCGACGTGCGTAAGATACGTGTGGGCAACCCCTACATGATATTGCAATCAAAAGACACTACCGAAACCGCACAGGTATTCATCTATGAGAACGATCGAATCAATTATACCGTAGTAGATTTAAGGGATAGCGTGAGCGCCTACAAAGATAAGAGAGCGGTAAAATACGTAGAACGGGAAGCTTCGGGGGTTATCGAAACCTCACTTTCCGATGCGATTTTAGCGCAGGGTATAGACTATGCGGTTACCCACGATCTGGCGAATATCTATGCGTGGACCATCGATTTCAACAGGCTTCAAAAAGGGGATAAGTTCAAATTGATCTACAAGGAAAAATACATTAACGATTCTATTTATGCGGGATCTGAAGCTATTGAAGCTGCCTATTTTGAGCATAACGGAAAGCCGATTTATTCCTTTGCCTATGAAAACGATTCCCTTAAAAGTCTAGTGGATTATTTTGATCAGGATGCGAACAGTTTACGAAGAACTTTTTTAAGGATGCCCGTTGAATACGGCAGATTGTCTTCGCGTTATAACCTGAAAAGAAGAATCAGGTACTACGGAAACCGCATACGACCCCACAGAGGTACAGACTATGCCGCAGCGGTAGGTACGCCCATATTGGCGACCGCAGATGGCACGGTAACCGAATCTACCAGAAGAGGGGGCAATGGCAAATACGTAAAAATACGTCATAACAGTACGTATAGTACCCAATACCTGCACATGAAAAAGCAGAATGTGAAACGAGGAGAGTTCGTCCGCCAAGGCGATATCATTGGTTGGATCGGTATGACAGGAAATACCAGCGGCCCTCACGTATGCTATCGCTTTTGGCGAAATGGCAAAGAGGTCGACCCCTTGCGGGAAGAGCTTCCACAAGCCGAACCGTTGGCCGAAGAACTACGACCGGAGTATTTTGAATATATCGCTCCCAAGAAAAAACAATTGGACTGCATCCTGTATCCCGAGATGCCTGCTGCCGAAGAAAATGAAGATTTGCTAACACTTAATCAGTAA
- a CDS encoding DUF3108 domain-containing protein: protein MKKTYVVLFLVLGQLLAAQNGGTPKESVFEPGEWLKFRMHYGMLNASYATLHVKSDKVDGIPVYHVVGKGKTTGWASIFFKVDDTYESYFDKKDGKPYKFIRKINEGGYTKDIEINFDHKKDKAVLNDKKNKKKYNFDLQDSIQDLISGFYYLRNNYDPDELVKGEAIKLKMLYDDDGIFNFKLKYLGTEIVKTKFGKVECYKFRPLVQSGRVFKEQESLSLWVSTDENRLPIRIKADLAVGSIKADLDAYNGLKHQFKILMD, encoded by the coding sequence ATGAAAAAGACATACGTTGTACTATTTTTAGTGTTAGGGCAACTGCTCGCTGCACAGAACGGAGGCACTCCAAAAGAGTCCGTTTTCGAACCTGGGGAGTGGCTTAAATTTCGCATGCACTACGGTATGTTGAATGCAAGTTATGCAACCCTACATGTAAAGTCGGACAAGGTCGATGGTATTCCGGTATACCATGTTGTGGGAAAAGGAAAGACCACGGGTTGGGCAAGTATATTCTTCAAGGTCGACGATACGTATGAAAGTTATTTTGATAAAAAGGATGGAAAGCCCTACAAGTTTATTCGAAAGATAAATGAGGGCGGCTACACTAAGGATATCGAAATCAACTTTGATCATAAAAAGGATAAAGCCGTACTAAACGATAAGAAGAATAAGAAAAAGTACAACTTTGATTTGCAGGACAGTATTCAGGATTTGATATCGGGCTTTTACTATTTGCGCAACAATTATGATCCCGATGAGCTCGTAAAAGGGGAAGCCATTAAATTAAAAATGCTGTACGACGACGACGGTATTTTCAATTTCAAACTCAAGTATCTCGGCACCGAAATCGTTAAAACAAAGTTCGGTAAGGTAGAATGTTATAAATTTAGGCCCTTGGTTCAGTCCGGGAGGGTTTTTAAAGAACAGGAAAGCCTTTCATTATGGGTTTCGACAGACGAGAACAGACTTCCGATACGAATAAAGGCAGATTTGGCAGTAGGTTCCATAAAGGCGGATTTAGACGCGTACAACGGATTAAAACACCAATTTAAAATACTAATGGATTAG
- a CDS encoding tryptophan 2,3-dioxygenase family protein produces the protein MDNKEHIDSQILKLQEKYKDSGQDLSSYLDGLLYQRYLTYWDYIHLDTLLSIQVPRTHFPDEEIFIMYHQITELYFKLIIHEQKQLVDDKSQKVDFFIEKARRINSYYETLIASFGIMIKGMQREQFLQYRMALLPASGFQSAQYRMIEIYATPLENLVHHSVREEFSENHSIEELYEHIYWKNGATDKVTGEKTLTLKQFEYRYTPRLVRIAKQVRNNNIYHKFLQLPQEKQDNKELISALKTLDMNANVNWPLMHMGSAHRYLGKDKGEIEATGGTNWKEYLPPSFQKVVFFPKLYTNQELNDWGKQWVDHIFNPQKRQEQP, from the coding sequence ATGGACAATAAAGAGCATATCGATTCCCAAATCTTAAAACTTCAAGAAAAATACAAAGATTCGGGACAAGATTTAAGCTCCTACCTCGACGGATTATTGTACCAACGCTACCTTACCTATTGGGACTATATTCATTTAGATACCCTTCTGAGCATTCAAGTGCCGCGTACCCACTTTCCCGATGAGGAAATCTTCATCATGTACCATCAGATTACCGAGCTCTATTTCAAGTTGATCATTCACGAACAAAAACAGCTGGTAGACGATAAGTCCCAAAAGGTAGATTTCTTTATCGAAAAGGCTAGGCGAATCAATAGTTACTACGAAACCTTGATCGCTTCCTTCGGGATTATGATCAAAGGCATGCAACGAGAGCAGTTTCTGCAGTACCGTATGGCCTTGTTGCCCGCTAGTGGATTTCAGTCTGCGCAATACCGGATGATAGAAATCTACGCTACCCCACTGGAGAACTTGGTGCACCATAGCGTTCGAGAAGAATTTTCGGAAAACCACAGTATCGAAGAATTATATGAACATATTTATTGGAAGAACGGCGCGACCGATAAGGTCACCGGAGAAAAGACGCTCACCCTAAAGCAATTCGAATATCGATATACGCCGCGTCTAGTGCGTATCGCCAAACAAGTGAGAAACAACAATATATATCATAAATTCTTACAATTGCCCCAAGAAAAACAAGATAATAAAGAGCTGATAAGTGCGTTAAAGACACTGGACATGAACGCGAACGTAAATTGGCCGTTGATGCATATGGGTTCTGCCCATCGCTATTTGGGCAAAGACAAAGGCGAAATAGAAGCTACAGGGGGCACCAACTGGAAAGAATACTTGCCGCCCAGTTTTCAAAAAGTCGTCTTTTTTCCAAAATTATACACAAATCAAGAGTTAAATGATTGGGGAAAACAATGGGTAGACCATATATTTAATCCCCAGAAAAGACAAGAGCAACCATGA
- a CDS encoding patatin-like phospholipase family protein, with protein sequence MRLVVVLSFLLILAFPLSAQDANENERLKVGVVLSGGGAKGMAHIGVLKVIEEAEVTVDYIAGTSMGAIVASLYASGYSATELDSIFRNIDFSSLIQDNIPRNAKTFYEKEDSERYALTLPFDKFKVSTPQAFSGGQNVYNELVRLLYHVKDVKDFNDLPIPFLCIATNAESGEEVLLTKGYLPKAVSASAALPSLFEPTIVDDKILIDGGIVNNYPIDEVMAMGADVIIGSDVQHELSAGEELSSALEILEQINNYRTVEDMKDKSLKTDIYIKPSIANFSLIDFQAYDAIRNSGEVAARVKLDDLKEISQFQNVERKSISPVSLKDTLIINRLVIADSVKNYSRGYIKGKLRFELGKKITFQKLEQGINNLRATGNFKTIHYELVHNGLGEDLILKLKETQNRTFLRLAAHYDQLYKSAALLNMTRKNLLTRDDVSSLDIVLGDNVRYNFQYYIDKGSYWSFGINSRFNDFERELDFAFIDSNFELPVGISLNNINLAVSDLTNQIYLQTVLKEEFAFNIGIEHKFLKYSTRTFGSIVDETPPSNLERDNGRVLFEKSNFYSAFGQLKLDTYDDRYFPTRGLLFNGQMNFYAFSSDFNDNFKEFAVAKARMGAAFPILKNLSINLETEGGFKLGTSQVTSFDFALGGFGNDLINNFIPFMGYDFLELPGNSFVKAYGSLDFEFAKKNHLLFSANFANVEDDIFRTGEWFTEPDYSGYGIGYGWESFLGPVQVYYTWSPEEATTSHFFFSVGYWF encoded by the coding sequence ATGCGATTAGTAGTAGTTTTATCGTTTTTATTGATTTTGGCATTTCCTCTATCGGCGCAGGATGCCAACGAAAACGAACGTCTCAAAGTCGGTGTCGTATTAAGTGGAGGCGGGGCCAAAGGTATGGCTCACATCGGTGTTCTGAAAGTAATCGAAGAGGCCGAGGTTACCGTTGATTACATCGCGGGTACAAGTATGGGTGCCATTGTAGCTTCGCTCTATGCATCCGGATATTCGGCTACCGAACTTGACTCTATTTTTCGAAATATCGATTTTAGCTCCCTTATTCAGGACAATATCCCCAGAAACGCAAAGACCTTCTACGAGAAGGAAGACTCGGAACGATATGCGCTTACCCTTCCGTTCGACAAGTTTAAAGTAAGTACCCCACAGGCATTTTCGGGCGGACAGAATGTGTATAACGAATTGGTACGGCTGCTCTACCATGTAAAGGATGTGAAGGATTTTAATGATTTGCCCATACCGTTTCTGTGTATAGCGACCAATGCGGAAAGCGGCGAGGAAGTGCTCTTGACCAAGGGATATCTACCCAAAGCGGTGTCTGCGAGTGCCGCCTTACCGTCCCTTTTCGAGCCTACTATAGTCGATGACAAGATTTTGATCGATGGCGGTATCGTTAACAATTATCCTATTGATGAGGTAATGGCCATGGGTGCTGATGTTATCATCGGCTCCGATGTACAACACGAGCTTTCTGCCGGCGAGGAGCTTTCATCGGCACTTGAAATATTGGAACAAATCAATAATTACCGAACGGTCGAAGATATGAAGGATAAGTCCTTAAAGACCGACATTTATATCAAACCAAGTATTGCCAATTTCTCCCTGATCGATTTTCAGGCATATGATGCCATTCGCAATTCCGGTGAGGTGGCCGCCCGAGTAAAATTGGATGATTTAAAGGAGATATCGCAATTTCAGAACGTAGAACGAAAATCCATTAGCCCGGTATCGTTAAAAGACACGCTGATCATCAACAGGTTGGTCATTGCGGATAGTGTAAAAAATTATTCCAGAGGGTACATCAAGGGAAAATTGCGTTTCGAACTCGGTAAGAAAATCACCTTTCAAAAATTGGAACAAGGAATAAACAATCTTCGTGCTACAGGTAACTTTAAAACCATTCATTACGAACTGGTGCATAACGGCTTGGGCGAAGATCTTATTCTTAAGCTGAAAGAAACCCAAAACCGCACGTTTCTGCGACTTGCTGCGCATTACGATCAACTATACAAGAGTGCCGCCTTGCTGAATATGACACGTAAAAACCTATTGACACGTGATGATGTATCATCATTGGATATCGTTTTAGGCGATAATGTGCGGTATAACTTCCAGTATTATATCGACAAGGGCTCCTATTGGAGCTTTGGCATCAACTCGAGATTCAACGATTTTGAGCGGGAACTGGATTTTGCCTTTATCGATAGTAACTTCGAGCTCCCTGTAGGAATTTCCCTGAACAACATCAATTTGGCCGTGAGCGACCTAACGAACCAAATATATCTGCAAACCGTGTTGAAGGAGGAGTTTGCCTTCAACATCGGGATAGAGCATAAATTCTTGAAATACAGCACCCGTACTTTTGGTTCAATTGTAGATGAGACCCCTCCTTCAAACCTTGAAAGGGACAATGGAAGAGTGTTGTTCGAAAAAAGTAATTTCTATAGCGCCTTCGGACAGTTGAAACTCGATACCTACGACGATCGTTATTTTCCTACCAGAGGCCTATTGTTTAACGGTCAGATGAATTTTTACGCCTTTTCATCGGATTTCAATGATAATTTTAAGGAATTTGCGGTCGCCAAGGCTCGTATGGGTGCTGCGTTTCCTATTTTAAAGAACTTGTCGATCAACTTAGAGACAGAAGGCGGGTTTAAATTGGGCACCTCTCAGGTTACTTCATTCGATTTTGCTTTGGGCGGATTCGGAAACGATCTGATCAATAACTTCATCCCCTTTATGGGGTACGATTTTCTCGAACTACCGGGGAATAGTTTTGTAAAGGCCTACGGAAGTTTGGATTTTGAATTTGCCAAAAAGAACCATTTGCTTTTCTCGGCCAATTTTGCCAATGTAGAGGATGATATATTTAGGACTGGTGAATGGTTTACCGAACCGGATTATTCCGGCTACGGTATTGGGTATGGTTGGGAGTCTTTTTTGGGTCCGGTGCAGGTATATTATACTTGGAGCCCGGAGGAGGCAACCACAAGCCACTTCTTTTTTAGCGTGGGGTATTGGTTTTAG